One part of the bacterium genome encodes these proteins:
- a CDS encoding AraC family transcriptional regulator, with translation MEKEGTRGVTELAESACMCERHLRRKTKEKFGLPPHRLLENIRLAKALEAMHEQPEVTLLQISQIAGYTSYKTFYQAFTRRFKVAPSEAIWRIKQNPRIMADAFQRKLI, from the coding sequence TTGGAAAAAGAGGGAACGAGAGGTGTCACAGAATTGGCCGAGAGCGCATGTATGTGCGAACGCCACCTCCGCCGAAAAACGAAAGAAAAATTCGGCTTACCACCGCACCGGCTTTTAGAGAATATACGATTGGCCAAAGCTCTCGAAGCCATGCATGAACAACCTGAAGTCACGTTGCTTCAAATCAGTCAAATTGCCGGATATACATCATACAAAACATTTTATCAGGCTTTTACGCGGAGATTCAAAGTGGCACCGTCGGAAGCGATATGGCGTATAAAACAAAATCCAAGAATTATGGCAGATGCCTTTCAGAGAAAATTGATATAA